The genomic window TCACAGAGACAAGTAGTGCAAAAGAGCTGTATAAAGTGGAATAAATATTCTTATGTTACAGCTTCATATCTGAGTTTTATACATATCGACATATCGGTTGAACTCAAAAGGATTgcagagagattgagaaagaaTCCCACAAATAGTTATCCCATTGTTCTTGAGAGTTGATTCATTTTCGATTCTTcctctcctttcttcttctttctcttctcgtCTCTATCGGAGTTCCTCTGTTTACTTCTCTGAAACCTCTTTTTCTGACAAGTCCATCCTTGTTATACCATTTCCTTTCCAGATAGACAATAACTGCTCCAAGAGCCAAATACATTATGATTGTCGGTAAAACGAATGCCTGTACAAGCAAGGCCGTAACACAATCACAAACAAATCCTGCCTTAGACGCCAGTGCACACACAAATTGTGTTGGGAAAGAGAGTAATCGAGTTGAACCGAACTCACAAGGGTTCTTGAAGAAGGTATGACCCATTTTCACTCTGGATCCATCGGTCAACTTCAACAATCCTTTGGCAACTCCATGGCCTGTTTCACCAAAACGTTTATAGATAAACCCCGTTTCCTGTTGACTTGAGAAGCCAATCAGATGAACACAGAAAATCATCCAGATCAGATGCAATTCTCGAGCCATttctgaagaaacagagagtcTGATTATTCTGAAAGAAACTGTCTTTCACACCAATGGTCGATGAAATTTTCTCCAGCTGCAAAAAAGGTCAGGTCAAAACTTTTTCACTATATAATACAACATCCAATATTTTTTCAATGTCAAATCCACCATAATTTATTAACTTTTCTTGTATCCATTGAATTTGTCTAAGAGCAATGAAAACATCTTATCTTTGAGCATTTCAGAGTTGACTTGAGAAATGTAATGACATGCaacatttacatatactaagcCATCacatattttaaacataacAGCTCCTAAAATACTAAActaaaatagatataaaaaaactgagaCTTCTATAACATTCCCTGGTTCAAAGAATATTTTCCACTATCATCAAGAACAAACCCACAATACTAAAATCAGAATCTCTAGTTAAATAAGTATATATCTACTAGTTTCTTCTCAACTCCAATATATCTTCAGGTATTAAGCAAATACATcctaacaaagaaacaattcaTAATCCAAATTAGGTAGACACAGAAACttgtaaaaatattcataCCAAGCTGAATACAAAGTCAAGTCCACCATGTTCACGCCAAGTACTCGTCTTTGGCATTTGATACCTATGATTTGCAGCTCCCGTGTTCTCATCAACACCAAACAATGATTTTGAACGAAAAAAGGCCATCAATCAGACAGAAATTGAACGGACAAGATACTGTAGTGGCGAATCAGAAAAAGTTTACTTGAACAACAGGAGATGTGCATCAACATTTGCCTGCATTTCTCAGATGAATCATAATTCAAGCTCAAGCTAAGCTTTCTTCTCTCCCTTCCCATGG from Arabidopsis thaliana chromosome 3, partial sequence includes these protein-coding regions:
- a CDS encoding uncharacterized protein (unknown protein; Has 4 Blast hits to 4 proteins in 2 species: Archae - 0; Bacteria - 0; Metazoa - 0; Fungi - 0; Plants - 4; Viruses - 0; Other Eukaryotes - 0 (source: NCBI BLink).) produces the protein MAFFRSKSLFGVDENTGAANHRYQMPKTSTWREHGGLDFVFSLLEKISSTIGVKDSFFQNNQTLCFFRNGSRIASDLDDFLCSSDWLLKSTGNGVYL